The Rhodocytophaga rosea genome has a segment encoding these proteins:
- a CDS encoding tyrosine-type recombinase/integrase, giving the protein MSTPNTNTHPTFIQQACLKVSGFSLLYNKLERDISLSGRSLSTLKNYSRHMAQIALYYNQLPTELDEDQVRDYLWMLQKKTNKPSKSSFKHAVYGLRLLYRLTGRDDRAIRLPSIPKVHKLPAVLSKQEVKALLKAPRLLKHRVLLALIYSAGLRMQEVCRLEISDLDFDRMQIHIRQSKGRKDRYVPLSQLMKRGLLSYLSACKPHYYLFNGKEYGSQLSRKGVQWLMQDAVSKAGIKKKGICVHTLRHSYATHLLEDGLDIVSIKELLGHSFLETTLVYLHMAGLGRKAPFSPLDTLYTKEA; this is encoded by the coding sequence ATGTCAACACCAAACACTAACACCCACCCTACTTTTATCCAACAGGCTTGCCTGAAGGTAAGCGGATTTTCTCTCCTTTACAACAAGCTGGAAAGGGATATCTCCCTGTCTGGCAGAAGTCTGAGCACGTTAAAAAACTACTCCCGCCACATGGCTCAGATTGCTCTCTACTACAATCAGTTGCCTACCGAACTAGACGAAGATCAGGTCAGAGATTACCTGTGGATGCTGCAGAAGAAAACGAACAAGCCTTCTAAAAGCTCTTTCAAACATGCTGTCTATGGCCTGCGCCTGCTCTACCGGCTTACCGGCAGAGATGACCGGGCTATCCGCCTACCTTCCATCCCTAAAGTACACAAACTGCCAGCGGTCCTCAGTAAGCAGGAAGTCAAAGCTCTGCTCAAAGCACCCCGTCTGTTAAAGCACCGGGTGCTGCTGGCCTTAATCTATTCAGCAGGCCTTCGCATGCAGGAAGTATGCCGGCTTGAGATCTCAGATTTAGATTTTGACCGCATGCAGATCCACATTCGCCAAAGCAAAGGAAGAAAAGACCGCTATGTACCCCTCTCCCAGCTGATGAAAAGAGGACTGCTCTCCTACCTGTCTGCCTGCAAACCCCACTACTACCTCTTCAATGGCAAGGAATATGGCTCGCAGCTCAGCCGCAAAGGCGTGCAATGGCTCATGCAGGATGCAGTTAGTAAAGCGGGCATCAAAAAGAAAGGCATCTGTGTACATACCCTGCGCCATTCCTATGCCACCCATCTGCTAGAAGATGGATTGGATATTGTCTCCATCAAAGAACTTTTAGGCCATAGCTTCCTGGAAACTACCCTTGTATATCTGCACATGGCAGGACTTGGCAGAAAAGCTCCTTTCTCTCCTCTAGATACCCTCTATACAAAGGAGGCATGA
- a CDS encoding IS91 family transposase: MKPALELAHILSAHLHEFMATHAVSAHKFSTLKAIEHCRTARLGGHIDACDSCGYLRISYNSCRNRHCPKCQTTNREKWIMQREADLLPVSYFHVVFTLPHSLNPLCLQYPQELYALLFKTAWSTINSFANNPKHLGAKTGMISILHTWGQNLSLHPHLHCIVPGGGISGSGHWKKARSTGKYLFPVKALSKVFRARYVSLLRSFLSANKAQVDNGLWKELFAKDWVVYCKRPFLGPAQVIEYLGRYTHKVAISNHRLQSIEDGKVSFAYKDYRQEAAKKTMSLEATEFIRRFSLHILPPKFVRIRHYGILSSKAKAHDLALARQDLRVATPEKRVSDWKSICKERLGYDIDLCPCCSKGRMREILRFEAARSPPDRAYLLSIALHLKTA; encoded by the coding sequence ATGAAGCCTGCCCTAGAGTTAGCCCATATACTGTCGGCTCACTTACATGAGTTTATGGCCACGCATGCAGTCTCTGCTCACAAGTTCTCCACCCTAAAGGCGATTGAGCATTGCCGTACTGCCAGACTAGGCGGCCATATAGATGCCTGTGATAGTTGTGGCTACCTGCGTATTAGCTACAACAGCTGCCGCAACAGACACTGCCCTAAGTGTCAGACTACCAATCGTGAAAAGTGGATTATGCAAAGGGAGGCAGACCTGTTACCGGTCAGCTACTTTCATGTGGTCTTCACCTTGCCTCACTCCCTTAACCCATTGTGCCTGCAGTATCCCCAAGAACTCTATGCTTTGCTCTTCAAGACAGCCTGGTCTACGATCAACAGCTTTGCCAATAATCCCAAGCATCTGGGTGCTAAAACAGGTATGATCTCCATTCTGCACACCTGGGGACAGAACCTCTCACTGCATCCACATCTGCATTGTATTGTGCCGGGTGGAGGGATCTCTGGGAGTGGCCACTGGAAAAAGGCCAGAAGTACAGGTAAATATCTTTTCCCGGTCAAAGCACTCAGTAAAGTGTTCCGTGCTCGCTATGTCTCACTACTGAGAAGCTTTCTTTCTGCTAATAAAGCACAGGTGGATAATGGGCTATGGAAAGAGTTATTTGCCAAAGACTGGGTGGTATACTGTAAAAGGCCTTTCTTAGGTCCTGCTCAGGTGATTGAATATCTGGGACGTTACACCCACAAAGTAGCTATCTCCAATCACCGCCTCCAAAGTATAGAGGATGGCAAGGTGAGCTTCGCTTACAAAGATTACCGGCAAGAAGCAGCAAAGAAAACCATGAGTTTGGAGGCTACTGAGTTCATCAGGCGTTTCAGCCTGCACATTCTGCCACCAAAGTTTGTCCGCATCCGCCACTATGGCATTTTGTCTTCCAAAGCAAAAGCCCATGATTTAGCACTGGCCAGACAAGATTTGAGAGTAGCTACGCCGGAAAAAAGAGTGTCGGACTGGAAAAGTATCTGCAAAGAACGCTTAGGCTATGATATAGACCTGTGTCCTTGCTGCAGCAAAGGCCGCATGAGAGAAATCTTGCGCTTTGAAGCAGCCCGTTCCCCACCTGATAGGGCTTACCTGCTATCGATAGCTTTACACTTGAAAACTGCCTGA
- the xerA gene encoding site-specific tyrosine recombinase/integron integrase, translated as MRGRVRLLFLYEPSLVSLIKTFPFPRWDKENKWWSVVSTPLVLEQLKEFCQSKKWSFEEKQDERRSLRKPAKTIPKEHWREVPESFLSKLTLRRYSYKTIKVYKKLFREFINYYPTRPIDEITEGEILTYLRYLVSERAVSGSYQNQAINAIKFYYEQVLNGNRRFYYVERPAKEKTLPVVLSEGEVVLLLKSVGNIKHKCILMLLYSAGLRIGELLELQVGDVDIDRTQIHVKGAKGKKDRMTLLSPKTLPYLQEYLARYMPVKYFFEGANGGAYSESSSGQILRDALLRSGIDKPVTLHTLRHSFATHLLERGTDIRYIQTLLGHNSAKTTQLYTHITTKAMREVKSPFEHLQF; from the coding sequence ATGAGAGGTAGAGTGAGGCTTTTGTTCCTTTATGAGCCTTCTTTGGTATCGTTGATCAAAACTTTTCCTTTTCCAAGATGGGATAAAGAAAACAAGTGGTGGAGTGTGGTTTCTACACCACTTGTTTTGGAACAACTCAAAGAGTTCTGTCAAAGCAAAAAGTGGAGCTTTGAAGAAAAACAAGACGAACGCAGATCCTTGAGAAAGCCTGCTAAAACTATACCCAAGGAACATTGGCGAGAAGTGCCAGAGTCGTTTCTTTCTAAGCTAACTTTACGGAGATACAGCTACAAGACGATCAAGGTTTATAAGAAACTATTCAGGGAATTCATTAATTACTATCCCACCAGGCCTATTGATGAGATCACCGAAGGGGAGATCCTAACCTATTTGCGTTATTTAGTAAGCGAAAGGGCGGTGTCTGGCTCCTATCAAAATCAAGCGATCAATGCTATTAAGTTTTACTATGAACAGGTATTAAATGGAAACCGCAGGTTTTACTATGTAGAAAGGCCTGCTAAAGAGAAAACCTTGCCGGTAGTTTTAAGTGAAGGGGAGGTGGTATTGTTACTCAAGAGTGTGGGCAATATCAAACATAAGTGTATTCTGATGCTGCTGTATTCTGCCGGCTTACGTATTGGAGAACTGCTTGAATTGCAGGTAGGGGATGTAGATATAGACAGAACGCAGATCCATGTGAAAGGGGCAAAAGGGAAAAAAGACCGGATGACGCTTTTGTCACCTAAAACGTTGCCATACTTGCAGGAGTATCTAGCCAGATATATGCCTGTAAAGTATTTTTTTGAAGGAGCCAATGGAGGCGCTTATTCAGAAAGTAGCTCAGGACAGATTCTGCGGGATGCTTTGTTAAGATCAGGAATAGATAAACCAGTTACGTTGCATACCTTACGGCATAGTTTTGCGACTCATCTGCTAGAAAGAGGCACCGATATCCGCTACATACAAACCTTGCTAGGGCATAACTCTGCTAAAACTACACAGCTGTATACCCATATTACCACGAAAGCCATGCGGGAAGTGAAAAGTCCTTTTGAACACTTGCAATTTTAG
- a CDS encoding DUF7674 family protein, which translates to MKKVSKQTFEEFYNGLKKDFSKIESLPVWQEWNWRNNSYEHSVIMSEIAREMISWAKEDNYEDIGRLLNHIEQALNNAKYGVGAIIGTGFTVTIIETEDKQTREKIKALMQPRTAEAYRINLRGYKEPN; encoded by the coding sequence ATGAAGAAAGTATCAAAACAGACATTCGAAGAGTTTTATAACGGTTTAAAAAAAGACTTTTCAAAGATTGAAAGCTTACCAGTTTGGCAGGAGTGGAATTGGAGGAATAATAGTTATGAGCACTCAGTTATAATGTCTGAGATTGCTAGGGAAATGATTTCTTGGGCAAAAGAGGATAATTACGAAGATATTGGACGTCTGTTGAATCATATTGAGCAAGCTCTCAATAATGCAAAGTATGGTGTAGGAGCTATTATTGGTACAGGTTTCACTGTTACAATTATTGAAACAGAGGATAAGCAGACAAGAGAGAAAATTAAAGCATTGATGCAACCACGGACAGCGGAAGCGTACCGGATAAACTTGAGAGGATATAAAGAACCTAATTAA
- a CDS encoding IS5 family transposase, which translates to MYELHENLTDSQWQVIKNIVDDGRKRKVCLKRVVDACLWLTRTGSQWRNLSQTHYPVWQTVAYYFYKWQHNGVWQQVRAMLVKKERERQGRQAEPSRVTIDSQSVKQCGCFSEQVGVDGNKKIDGRKRHLAVDNLGLPWAVYVGAANESDAVAGFELLPQLKSCRRLSLICADAAYKGEFVSYAYYYGWKVDISQKPPSKQGFIPQKGRWQVERSGPATSVHRLHAWLNHYRRLAKDYERTPASAVCFIELAFINIILSKIP; encoded by the coding sequence ATGTATGAATTACATGAAAATCTGACTGATAGTCAATGGCAAGTTATTAAAAACATAGTAGATGATGGACGAAAGAGAAAAGTTTGTTTAAAGCGTGTAGTGGATGCCTGCCTGTGGCTGACCAGAACCGGAAGTCAGTGGCGGAATTTGTCTCAGACCCATTATCCTGTATGGCAAACGGTAGCTTATTATTTTTATAAGTGGCAACACAACGGAGTCTGGCAACAAGTGCGGGCGATGTTAGTGAAAAAGGAACGAGAAAGACAGGGACGACAAGCAGAGCCTTCCAGAGTGACTATTGATAGCCAAAGTGTTAAACAGTGTGGTTGCTTTTCTGAGCAGGTAGGTGTAGATGGTAATAAGAAAATAGATGGTAGGAAACGGCATTTGGCGGTTGATAACTTAGGACTTCCCTGGGCTGTTTATGTAGGAGCTGCTAATGAGTCTGATGCCGTAGCAGGCTTTGAATTATTACCACAACTCAAAAGCTGTAGACGGCTAAGTTTGATCTGTGCCGATGCAGCTTATAAAGGTGAGTTTGTCTCTTATGCTTATTATTATGGGTGGAAAGTAGACATCTCACAAAAGCCTCCTTCCAAGCAAGGATTTATTCCTCAAAAGGGAAGGTGGCAAGTGGAAAGATCTGGACCTGCTACGAGTGTGCATCGGCTCCATGCCTGGCTGAATCATTATCGAAGATTAGCTAAAGATTATGAAAGAACTCCTGCTTCTGCTGTCTGTTTTATAGAATTAGCTTTTATCAATATCATTTTATCAAAAATACCTTAA